GGGCGCGGCGCCAGGGCGCGGGCGAGTGCCACGCGTTGGCGCTGGCCGCCGGACAACTCGTGGATGCTGCGCGCGCCGTGGTCCTGCAGCCCCACCAGTTCCAGCAACTCGTCGCAGCGCTTGTTGCGCTCCAGCGGCGACATACCGCGAACCTTCAAGCCATAAACGATATTCCCCGCCACATCCAGGTTGGGAAACAACGCGTAGTTCTGGAACACCATGCCCACGTCGCGACGCTCGATGGGCAGGCGCGTCACATCCCGGTCACCGAACAGCACCTGGCCAACGTCCGGGCGCTCCAGACCGGCGATCAGGCGCAAGGTGGTGGTTTTGCCACAGCCGGACGGGCCGAGAATCGCCAGGGTTTCGCCGCCTTCGACGGTCAAATTCATGGCATGCACGGCCACGGTGCCGTCGGCGAATGCCTTGCGACAGCCCTGCAGGCGAATAGTGATAGCGGTCATCGACGCTCTCCACGGGATAAACGGGCACTGATGGCCTGCAATGCAATCAGCAGCGGCACGATCATCAGCAAAAAGATCAGGGTGTAGGCACTGGCGATTTCCAGGCGTGCCGAGGCATAGCTGTCGGCCAGGCCGACCGGCAGGGTTTTGGTCATCGGTGTGTGCAACATCCAGGTCAGGTTGAATTCACCCAGGGACAGGGTGACCACCATCAGCACCCCCGCCAGAATCCCCGCCCGGCAGTTGGGCACCACCACGCTGAAAAAGCGCTTGATAGGGCCGGCGCCAAGGCTGGCCGCCGCCTCTTCCAGCACCGGCAGTTGCTGGCGCTGCATCACCGCCATTACCGGGCGTACCAAAAATGGCAGGGTGAACAGCACATGACCGACCAGGATGAACAGCCAACTGCTGCGAAACGCGCCGAACTGGCCGTAGGTGAGCAGCAAGGCCAGCGCACTGGCCAGGCCCGGCATCGCCACCGGCAGCACCATCAGTTTCTCGAAGGCGCGGCTGAAGCGGTTGTTCATGCGCACCAGGGCGTAAGCCGCCGGTACGCCGACCACACACACGCACACTGCGCAGGCCACGGCCAGTTGCAGCGACAGCCACACGGTTGGCGAATAGGCCTGCCATACCTGCACCAGCCAATCGAACGTGAGGCCACTGGACAGGCCGACAAAGAAGTTGCGTGTGAGCCCCGCCAGTAACGACATCAACACCGGCACCAACATGAAAGCGCACACCAGCAAGGTAAACAGCAGTTGCACAACAAACAGTGATGAGCGCTTCACAGGACCGTCCCCGCGTTTTTCACCAGGCGCCGCGTGAGCAGCAACACCGCCCAGGTCACCGCGCCCAGTACCACCGACAACGCAGCGGCGACGGCAAAGTTGGCGTAATTGGTGAATACGTTGTAGATCGCCACGGGAGTGACGTTCAGCCGCGTGCCCAAGGTAAAGGCCGTGCCGAAGGCGCCCATCGACGTGGCAAAACAGATCGCCCCGCACGACGCCAGCGCCGGCGCCAGGCCGGGTACGATCACGTCGCACACCACGCGCCAGTGCCCGGCGCCCAGCGAATGCGCGGCTTCTTCCAGGCTGCGGTCAAGGCTTTCGCAGGCGGCCATTACCGTGAGAATCACCCGTGGGATCGAGAAGTACAGATAACCCACGAACAACCCGGCCAACGAGTAGGCGAAGATCCACCGCTCACCGGCCAGGTGCAGGCCCAGAGACGCCAGCAGGCCCTGGCGCCCCGCCAACAGAATCACCAGAAAGCCCACCACCACGCCGGGAAACGCCAGCGGAAACGTGAGCAACGCCACCAGCGCCGAGCGCCCGAAAAACCGCTGCCGCGCGAGGAACACCCCACTGATACCGCCCACCAGCAAGGCCGCGCCCGTGACGACCATCGCCAGCACGCAGGTTTGCACCAGGCTGCCCACGTACTGTGCGCTGCTGAGCACTTGCCAATAGCCGCTGCCATTGCTGTCACGGCTTTCGCTGCCCAGCACGATCAAGTGCGCAAGCGGCAACAGCCAGAACGCCAACAGCACCGCAAACGCCGGGGCCAGGGCCCAGGCGGCGTGTCGTGCGGATGTGGCCACTTACTTGACCTCGTTCAGGTAACGGGCGGCGAAGGCTTCCTGCACGGCGGCCATTTTCTGGTAGTCCACCACGCCGGCGCGGGCGTAGTCGCTGTCCGGCAGGAATTGCGCGGCGACTTCGGCTGGTATCGGCACCGGGCGTACCGGTCGCAGGTACGCCTTGGCCCACAATGCCTGGCCGGCGTCGGACAGCACAAAGTCCAGTACCTTCTCGCCATTGGCGCGGTGCGGCGCGTTGGCAACCAGGCTCATGACATACGGCACGCTGATGCTGCCTTCCCTGGGGATCACGAAGTCGACGTGAGCGTTGTCTTTGTAGCGTGCGCGGTAGGCGTTGAAGTCGTAGTCCACCAGGATCGGCAACTCACCGGACAGCACCCGCGCATAGGCGGTTTGCTTGGGCACGATGGGGGCGTTTTGCGCCAGTTTCTGGAAGTAGTCGATGGCCGGGGTGAAGTTGTCCAGGTCGCCGCCCAGGGCGCGGTTGATCGCCACCGCCGACACGTAGCCGACGAACGCGCTGGACGGGTCGAGGTAACCGACCATGCCTTTGTATTCGGGCTTGAGCAGGTCAGCCCAGCTTTGCGGTACGGGCAGGCCGCCCAGGGCATCGACGTTGACCATGATGCCCAAGGTGCCGGAGTGGATCGCAAACCACTGCCCCGCCGGGTCTTTCAAACCGGAGGGGATCTGCTCCCAGCCTTTGGGTGTGTAGCCATCGACCACGCCGGCTTTTTGCGCCTGCAGGCCGAAGGTCACGCCGTAGTACACCACGTCGGCCACCGGCGCGGCTTTTTCCGCCACCAGTTGCGCCAGGGACTGGCCGGAGTTCTTGTTGTCCAGCGGCACTTGCACGCCAGTATCGGCGGCAATGGCCTTGAGTTGGGTGCCCCAGTCGGCCCAGTCCGGCGGGCAGTTGTAGCAAATCGCGGTGTCGGCGGCCTGGGCCAGGCTGGCCATGCCACACAGCAGCACGGCGGCCAGGGTTTTACGGAATGCGCGCATCAAGGGACTCCTCATGGGGTTGGCTGCTTTCGCCCGGCCGGATATGGCAAGGCAGACAATGGGAAATCGGGGCGTTGCCGGCGATCTGCGCCAGCAATTGGTCAATCACTGTGCTGGCGAGCAGCGCGATGGGCTGCACCACGCTGCACAGGGTCGGGTGCGTCTGGGTGCCGAGGGATATGCCGTCAAAGCCCATCACCGACAGTTGCTGGGGCACGTGCCAGGCGTTGCGACGCAACTCGGCGATCAGGCTGATGGCCAGGAAATCGTTGGAGCACAGCAGCGCGGTGGGCGCCTCGGGGCCTTCGAGGTACGGCTGGATGGCGACGAATTCAGCCTGAGTGTGGGCCGGCATTTCGATCACCGGGCGGCTCTTGAGGCCGAACGCTTGCATGGCGTCGCAATACCCGGCGTAACGCAGGCGCGCACGGTCGGACTGCAACGCGGGGCCGGCGACCATGCTGACGCGCCGGTGCCCTGCTTCCAGCAGATACCGCGTGGCCATGGCCATGCCGGCGCGGTTGTCCACCGACACGGCGCTGTAGTTGGGGTTGCTCGGTTGGTGATAGGCCAGCACGAACGGGGTTTTCTCGGTATTGAGGCTGCTGAGCACGCTGTTGCTCTCGGCATCGGTGACGGTCAGCACCAGGCCGTCGACGCGCTGGCGTAGCAGTTCTTCGACCACGCTGCACTCGCGCTCGGCGCTGTAGTCGGTGGTCGCCAACACCAGGCTGTAGCCGCGCAACCGCGCCGCGCGCTCCATGGCCTGGAACTGTTCGGCGAACACTGGGTTGAGCAGGTTTGGGACGACCACGCCGATCAGGTTGGTGGTTTGCAGGCGCAGCTGGCGGCCCAGCAGGTTGGGACGAAAACCCAGCTCACGGGCGGCGGCAAACACCTGTTCACGGGTGCTCATGCGCACCTGCTCAGGGGAGGCAAAGGTACGCGCGGCGGTGGCGCGGGATACCCCAGCCAGGCGTGCAACGTCTTTCAGGTCAGTCATTGTCACTCGCTTGAGATCGATCTCATTGGCCAGGACAGTAACGGGGCAATATGGCAGGACGGTGGTAGAGAGATGACGGTTTGATGTCAATGTAACTGATGCACAGAGAATCAATTGTGGGAGGGGGCTTGCTCCCTCCCACACTGGACCGGTGTACATCCATGGATAGTCATACTCGAGGACTATGCTGGGAGACCGGGTGCGCAAAATCCGCCGGCTAACCTTTCGATCCTGACCAAGTGCGGGCACAATGCGTGTCCTTTTTTGGCAGGCACCGCCGCAGGCTCTCAAAAATGATCAAAACGCCGTACTACCTCATCGATAAACAGAAGCTTCTGGTCAACATGCAGAAGATTGCTTACGTGCGCGAACAGTCCGGCGCCAAGGCTCTGCTGGCGCTCAAGTGCTTTGCCACCTGGTCGGTGTTCGACTTGATGCAGCAATACATGGACGGCACCACGTCGTCGTCGCTGTATGAGCTCAAGCTCGGTCGCCAGAAATTCGAAGGCGAGGCCCACGCCTACAGCGTGGCCTGGGCCGACGATGAAATCGAAGAGATGCTGGAGAACTGCGACAAGATCATCTTCAACTCGATCAGCCAGTTGCAGCGTTTCGCCGAACGCAGCGAAGGCAAGACCCGTGGCCTGCGTGTGAACCCGCAGGTGAGCAGTTCCGATTACCTGCTGGCCGACCCGGCGCGCCCATTCAGCCGCCTGGGCGAATGGGACCCGGTGAAGATCGAAGGCGTGATCGAACAGATCTCCGGCTTCATGTTCCATAACAACTGCGAGAACGGCGATTTCAGCCTGTTCGACAAGATGCTCGGCACCATCGAGGAACGCTTCGGTGAACTGCTGCACAAGGTCAAGTGGGTCAGCCTCGGCGGCGGCATCCACTTCACCGGCGAAGGCTACGCGCTGGACGCGTTCTGCGCGCGCTTGAAGGCGTTCTCCGAAAAGTACGGCGTGCAGGTCTACCTGGAACCCGGCGAAGCGGCGATCACCAACAGCGCCTCGCTGGAAGTCACCGTGCTCGACACGCTCTACAACGGCAAAAACCTCGCCGTGGTCGACAGCTCCATCGAGGCCCACCTGTTGGACCTGCTGATCTACCGCCTCAACGCCAAGCTGGCACCCAGCGCGGGTGAACACACCGTCATGGTGTGCGGCAAATCGTGCCTGGCCGGGGACATCTTCGGCGAATATCAATTTGATCGTCCGCTGGCCATCGGCGATCGGCTGTCGTTCATCGACACCGCGGGCTATACCATGGTCAAGAAAAACTGGTTCAACGGCCTGAAAATGCCGTCCATCGTAGTGAAACAACTCGACGGTACAGTCGAAGTGGTTCGTGAATTTGGTTACGACGACTACCTGTCCAGCCTTTCGTAAGCTGGCGGATATTAGGAGAGTAAAAGCAATTGAAAAAGAACGTTCTTATCATTGGTGCAGGAGGTGTCGCCAAGGTGGTGGCCCACAAGTGCGCGCAGCACAACGACGAACTCGGTCGTATTGCTATCGCGTCGCGCAACATCTCCAAATGCCAGGCCATCATCGACAGCGTCAAGGCCAAGGGTAGCCTCAAGGTGCCCGCCGATATCCAAGCCTTCGCGCTGAACGCCCTGGACGTGGAAGCGACCAAGGCTCTGATCCGCGAGACCGAATCGCAGATCGTCATCAACGTAGGTTCCGCGTTCCTGAACATGTCGGTCCTGCGTGCCTGCATCGACACCGGCGTTGCGTACCTCGACACCGCCATCCACGAAGAGCCAGGCAAGGTCTGCGAGACCCCGCCGTGGTACGGCAACTACGAATGGAACCACCTGGAAGAATGCAAACAGAAGAACATCACCGCCATCCTCGGCGTGGGCTTCGACCCGGGTGTCGTCAACGCGTATGCCGCGCTGGCGCAGCAACAGCATTTCGACCGCATTGATTCGATCGACATTCTCGACGTCAATGCCGGCTCCCATGGCAAATACTTCGCCACCAATTTCGATCCGGAAATCAACTTCCGCGAATTCACCGGGCAGGTGTGGAGCTGGCAGAACAGCCAGTGGACCAGCAACACCATGTTCGAAGTCAAACGCACCGACGACCTGCCGGTCGTCGGTCCGCAGAACCTCTACCTCACCGGCCATGACGAAGTGCACTCGCTGTCGAAAAACCTCGACGTGCCGAACGTGCGCTTCTGGATGAGCTTCGGCGAACACTACATCAACGTGTTCACCGTACTGAAAAACCTCGGCCTGCTCTCCGAAAAGCCGGTCAAGACCGCCGAAGGCCTGGAAGTGGTGCCGCTGAAAGTGGTCAAGGCCGTGCTGCCCGACCCGTCGTCGCTCGCCCCTGGCTACACCGGCAAAACCTGCATCGGCGACCTGGTCAAAGGCACCAAGGATGGCCAGCCACGTGAGTTGTTTATCTACAACGTGGCCTGCCATGAAGAAGCCTTTGCCGAGACCGACAGCCAGGGCATCTCCTACACCGCCGGCGTTCCACCGGTGGCCGCAGCGCTGCTGGTTGCCCGTGGCGAGTGGGATGTGAAACACATGGCCAACGTCGAGGAACTGCCGGCTGAGCCGTTCCTGAAGGCGCTGGACGTGATGGGCTTGCCGACTCGCATCAAGGACGAGAAAGGTGATCGGGCCTGGGATGCGATTGCCTGATAGGCGATAGCTGACCGAACAAAAGAATGCGCCCGAAGGGGCGCATTTTTTGTTTGGGCTCACATAAATCCCAAAGAACAATGAAAATCCAAATGTGGGAGGGGGCTTGCTCCCGATAGCAGTGTGTCAGTCAATACATTTGTCACTGATCCACAGCTATCGGGAGCAAGCCCCCTCCCACAGGGATAGCACTTCGCCCCGAACTCTCAGAGTTTTCCCACGACTGTTTCAGGTTGCCGCCCGGAACTTCGCTGACTAACCTCTTCCCCCGTCGCTGCCAATTCAGCGACCGGATTTGACCGTCCGGCCTTGTTAACGAACTGCTACGCCCTGCACCTATCCCAGGCGTTTTTTTTGTGCCTGAGGTATCGTGTCGCGGCAGTTGTGCGCGGGATACCTTCGGGTATGCCGGGTTCGTTGACAACCGGTCGGTCAACCCGCGTACAGCTGCCACCCTCTTCGTTTGACCGCGAACGCTGGCGGCTCCACTTGTCGACGGAGTTCCACCATGATTAAAGACACCCCAAATCCCCCAGATAAACTCTTCACCGTACGCCCTAACTTGGGCACCGAAACCCTGCTGGTCAACGCATCCCAGGATCTATCCTCCATCACCGACATCGCCACCCACCTGGCCTTTGAAATCGAGGGTGCACAACGCAATGTGGCGCTGGGCATCTGCCGTATGCTGGAAGGTGTGCAACTGCTGGTGGACAAAGCACTGGATGACGCCCATCCAGCCGCATGACACCCGATGATCGTTCCCACCCTCTGCGTGGGAGCGATCTCAACCCACTCAAAACACCGACCACCCAATCCGCTCGCTCAACAATTCCAACGCCCTGATCCCCGCCAGCGAGTTCCCCGCCGCGTTCAGCTCCGGCGACCACACGCACACGGTGAATTGCCCCGGCACCACCGCGACAATCCCGCCGCCCACGCCGCTCTTGCCCGGCAACCCTACGCGATAGGCAAAATTGCCCGCCTCGTCGTACAGCCCGCTGGTGGCCATGATCGAGTTGACTTGCTTGGTCTGGCGCGCGGTCAAGATCTGTTCTCCGCTGTGGGCGCTGGTGCCTTCGTTGGCGAGGAAGCTGAACGCCTTGGCCAGGTCCAGGCAGCTCATCTGCAGCGCGCAGTAGTTGAAGTAGCTGTGCAGCACCGCGTCGACGTCGTTGTGGAAGTTACCGAAGGACTTCATCAAATACGCCATGGCCGCGTTGCGCGCGCCATGTTGGGCTTCGGAGTCGGCGACCACGCTATTGACCAGGATCTGCGGGTTGCCGGACAGGCGCCTTACAAAGTCGCGCATCGACAGAATCGGCACGGCGAAGCGCGATTGATTGATGTCGCAGATCACCAGCGCACCGGCGTTGATGAACGGGTTGCGCGGGCGGCCGCGTTCGAATTCCAGCTGCACCAGGGAGTTGAACGGTTGCCCCGACGGTTCATGCCCCAGGCGCTCCCAAATGGTTTCGCCGCCATGGTCGATGGCCTGCACCAGGCTGAACACCTTGGAAATGCTCTGCACCGAGAACAGCGTATCGGCATCACCGGCGCGGAAGGCCGAGCCGTCGTTGCCGTACACGGCGATGCCGAGTTGGTTGGCGGGCACGTCGGCCAGTGCGGGAATGTAGTCGGCGACTTTACCGAGGCCGATCAGTGGGCGCACTTCGTCGAGGATCGACTCCAGCAGCGCCTGCATGTCTTGTCCTGTCATCTGTCTTTGAGTCAGTGGAAAGCGGGGCGCGCAGGATACTTCAATGGGCGTGCAAGCCCCACACAATCTAAGCTGCATTCTCGGATCGTTTGCCAGCAGGGCCGCCGATGGTGGTGTGCGCCTTCAAAAATGCGCCACATCCGACACCCGCTCATCCAGCACATCCCGCGCCAGCGCCCACGCCTGGTCTTTGGACTCCACCACCAGCAACGGATACCCCCAGGCCTTGCCGACCATCACCGCAAACGGTTTGAGCGCCAGGCGCTTGGCCGCGCTGGGTTCCACCTGGATCATGCCCTTGACGAACGTGCGCAGCGCCTCGCGGTGTTTCTTCATCCAGATCGAGGCTTGCTTGCGCTGCTCATGGGAATGTTCGTGATTGCTTTCGTCCACGGCTTTTTCATGCAGCAGCAGGAAGGATTGCCGCCGTGCCAGCAGGGTTTCAAAGAGTCGGAAGGCATCCTCCGGCCCGTCTTGGCTCGGCGCATCGAAGACGATTTTCACCACCGGGAACGTTGTACTGTCTAGTCGCATGGCACAGCTCCTTAATGAGAGTAGATCTCAATATTAAGGCCGCAACCACTGGACGGCATTGCACAGAATAGCCAGACTGTTTCGCAATCCGGCCAGCCTGCGAGCCCCACCATGAAGCACCGCCGTCTCGACCTGCTCGACCCGCTGATGGCCAAGGACGCCGACCTGCTCCCCCGAGCCGTGGTGGCCGTGGGCGCCACCAGCACGTCGGACTCCTGGGAACATGCCCAGCACACCCACCGCAAGGGCCAGTTGATGTATACCCTGCGTGGGGTCATCCACTGTGAAATCGAAGCGGGAATCTGGATCGTGCCGCCCCAGTGCGCACTGTGGATTCCCGGCGGCACGCCCCATTCGGCGCGCGGCTCAGGCGAAGCGCACGTGTATTGCCTGCTGATCGAGCCCAGCGCCGCCCAGGCCCTCGCTCCGCGCTGCTGCACCCTGGCGGTATCGAGCCTGCTGCATGAATTGATCAGCAAGGCCGTGAGCTTCCCGCAGTTGTATGACGAGGCCGGCCCCCAAGGTCGCCTGATCAATACGTTGCTGGATGAACTGGCCGCCGCGCCGGTCGAAGCCCTGCACCTGCCCATGCCCCAGGACGCACGCTTGCGCCGCCTGGCAAACAGCCTGCTGGCCGATCCCACCGACAAAGCCACCATGGGCCAGTGGGCCGTGCGCATCGGCATGAGCGAACGCAGCATGACACGCCTGTTGCTGGAGGAGCTGGGCCTGAGTGTCGGCCGTTGGCGCCGGCAGCTGCATGTGATCCTGTCCCTGCAACGGCTGGCCAAGGGTGAGAGTGTGCAGCGGGTGGCGCTGGACCTGGGTTATGAAAATGCCAGCGGCTTCATCACCATGTTCCGCAAGGCGGTGGGCCAGCCGCCGGCGCGCTACCTGGCGGAACGTGCGGGGGTGCTCAGCGCGAGCGTCCAGACCATTGCGCTGAAAGACGCCCACTGACTTCATCGAAATGCGCAAAAAAGCGACCTAAGCTCAGGCCTAAAGATTATTTATCTAAAGGTTTTTAGAACCTTATGCTTGGCCAAATTTCGTTGAACATCGAGCGTGCCATGTCCATACCTCGTCCCCTCGCTGCTGTCTTCGGGTTGCTGGCCTTGTCTGTCGCCGTGAGCGCGCAGGCCCAGGAAACCCTGCGCATCGGCTATCAAAAATCCTCCACCCTCATCACTCTGCTGAAAACCCAGGGCACCCTGGAAAAAGCCCTCAAGGCCGACAACATTGACGTGAGTTGGCACGAATTCCCCAGTGGCCTGCCGTTGCTCGAAGCGCTGAACGTGGGCAACGTGGACATCAGCGCCGACGTGGCCGACACCGTGCCGATTTTCGCCCAGGCCGCCCAGGCCAAGCTCACCTACTTTGCCCAGGAAGCGCCCTCGCCTTCGGCCCAGGCCATCGTGGTGCGCAAAGACTCGCCGATCGAGCAATTGGCGGATTTGAAAGGCAAGAAAATCGCAGTGACCAAGGCGGCCGGCACCCACTACCTGCTCATCGCCGCGCTGAATAAAGCCGGGCTGGCCTTCGCGGATATCGAACCGGCGTACCTGTCTCCCGCCGACGGCCGCGCTGCCTTCGAAAACAACAAGGTCGACGCCTGGGTCACCTGGGAGCCCTTCCTCACCAGCGTTCAGCGGCAACTGCCCACGCGCACCCTGGCCGATGGCGCGGGGCTGGCGAGTTACAAGCGCTATTACCTCACGGGCACGCCTTACGCCACGGCGCATCCGCAGGTATTGAAGGTGGTGTATGCGCAGCTGGAGCAGGCCGGGCAATGGGTTAAAACCCATCCCCAGGAGGCGGCGAAAGTGCTGGGGCCGTTGTGGGGCAACCTGGATGTGGCCACGGTGGAAGCGGCGAACACGCACCGCAGTTATCAGGTGCAGCCGGTGACGGTGGACCAGTTGGGGGAACAGCAGAAGATTGCCGATGCGTTCTTCAGGGCGGGGTTGTTGCCCAGAGCCGTGGATGCCAAGGATGTGCAGACGTGGAAGCCTTGAGACCGAACGCGGTTAGAAAATGTGGGAGGGAGCCCCCTCCCACAGTTGACCTCCACCGGTCTTTAGAGAAGCGTGCGGGCCAGGGCCTTTTTCCATTCTAAATAACGCCCTGCCATCGCCGGGTCATCCTGCGGCTCAAAGCGCTCGCGCTGGCGTTCCAACTGCCTCAGCGCTTGATCATCAGCCCACAGCCCCAACGCCCGCCCGGCCAGATGCGCCGCGCCCAGCGCCGAGACTTCCGGTGACAGGCTACGCACCACCGGGCGTTGCAGCAGGTTGGCCAAAAACTGCATCAGCCAGCTATTTCGCGTGGCGCCGCCGTCTACCCACAGTTCTTTCAACGGGCTGCCGATGTCCTGCTGCATCGCGTCGAACACGTCGCGAATCTGATAGCCGATGGACTCCAGCGACGCGCGCAGGATATGCGCGCCGGACGTGGCCTCGGTCAGCCCGCACATCAACCCTCGCGCATCGGCTTGCCAATGCGGCGCGCCCAGCCCGGACAGTGCCGGCACAAAGTACACACCGCCGTTATCCGGCAGTTGCGCGGCTTGCTCGGTCAAGGCGTCCAGGGAACCGCCGGCCACCAGGCGCGCGGCCCATTGCACGGCGGCGCCGGTGTGGACGATATTGCCCTCCATACCGAACGTGGGTTTCACGCCGTCATGCCAGGCCAGGGTGGTCGACAGCCCATGGGTGGAGGCAATCGCGCCGCTCATGGGGGTCATCAAGGAGGAGCCGGTACCCAGGGTGGCCTTGACCAACCCCGGCGCAAAACCGCCCTGCCCGTACAGCGCGGCGTGGGAGTCGCCAACCATCGACATGATCGGGATCCCGGCGGGCAAGCCGCCCAGCGCGACGGTTTCGGCGAAGAACCCCGCGCTGGGCTGGATCGGCGCCAGCGCTGCCAGGGGAATCGCAAACAGGTCCAACAGCACCGGGTCCCAGGCGCAGGTGTGCAGGTTGAACAGCTGCGTGCGCGCCGCGTTGGAATAGTCAGTGGCAAACACCTGGCCGCCGCTGAGTTGCCAGAGCAGCCAGCTGTCGACGGTGCCCAGGCAAATCTCACCGGCAGCGGCGCGGGCGTGGCCGTTGTCCAGGTGGTCGAGGATCCAGCGAAATTTACCGGCCGAGAACATGGGGTCCAGGGCCAACCCGGTGCGTTCCAGGATGAGGGCTTCGTGCCCTTGCTGATGCAACTGGGCGCACAACACGGTGGAGCGTCGGCATTGCCAACTGATGCATGGCGACAGCGGCTCGCCGGTACGGCTGTCCCAAGCCACCACCGATTCGCGCTGGTTGCTGATCGCCAGCGCGGTGATCGGGCGATCCACCTGGGCCAGGCAGTCTTCCATCGCGGCCAGGGTGCTGTGCCAGATAAACAGCGGGTCCTGTTCGGAAAAACCGGCCTGGGGGTGGCTGACGCTCAATGGCCGCGAACCGCGGGCGATCACCTGCCCCTGTTCGTTGACCAGCACCGCCTTGGCATTGCTGGTGCCTTCGTCTATCGCCAGGATCAGCGGAGTGTGGTTATTCATGGGGTCACCGCAACCGAGTGGCAGCCGCCACAATCCCAGCCGCGTCGATGTTATGCAAGGCGCGCGTCGGTTCGCGCGCACCGGCGGCGGCGTATTCGCCATCGCCGATGCCCAGGCGCACCAACGCAATGCCCAGCCCGGCTTCGGCCAACAC
This region of Pseudomonas asgharzadehiana genomic DNA includes:
- a CDS encoding ABC transporter permease, with amino-acid sequence MKRSSLFVVQLLFTLLVCAFMLVPVLMSLLAGLTRNFFVGLSSGLTFDWLVQVWQAYSPTVWLSLQLAVACAVCVCVVGVPAAYALVRMNNRFSRAFEKLMVLPVAMPGLASALALLLTYGQFGAFRSSWLFILVGHVLFTLPFLVRPVMAVMQRQQLPVLEEAAASLGAGPIKRFFSVVVPNCRAGILAGVLMVVTLSLGEFNLTWMLHTPMTKTLPVGLADSYASARLEIASAYTLIFLLMIVPLLIALQAISARLSRGERR
- a CDS encoding ABC transporter permease; translation: MATSARHAAWALAPAFAVLLAFWLLPLAHLIVLGSESRDSNGSGYWQVLSSAQYVGSLVQTCVLAMVVTGAALLVGGISGVFLARQRFFGRSALVALLTFPLAFPGVVVGFLVILLAGRQGLLASLGLHLAGERWIFAYSLAGLFVGYLYFSIPRVILTVMAACESLDRSLEEAAHSLGAGHWRVVCDVIVPGLAPALASCGAICFATSMGAFGTAFTLGTRLNVTPVAIYNVFTNYANFAVAAALSVVLGAVTWAVLLLTRRLVKNAGTVL
- a CDS encoding ABC transporter substrate-binding protein yields the protein MRAFRKTLAAVLLCGMASLAQAADTAICYNCPPDWADWGTQLKAIAADTGVQVPLDNKNSGQSLAQLVAEKAAPVADVVYYGVTFGLQAQKAGVVDGYTPKGWEQIPSGLKDPAGQWFAIHSGTLGIMVNVDALGGLPVPQSWADLLKPEYKGMVGYLDPSSAFVGYVSAVAINRALGGDLDNFTPAIDYFQKLAQNAPIVPKQTAYARVLSGELPILVDYDFNAYRARYKDNAHVDFVIPREGSISVPYVMSLVANAPHRANGEKVLDFVLSDAGQALWAKAYLRPVRPVPIPAEVAAQFLPDSDYARAGVVDYQKMAAVQEAFAARYLNEVK
- a CDS encoding LacI family DNA-binding transcriptional regulator, yielding MTDLKDVARLAGVSRATAARTFASPEQVRMSTREQVFAAARELGFRPNLLGRQLRLQTTNLIGVVVPNLLNPVFAEQFQAMERAARLRGYSLVLATTDYSAERECSVVEELLRQRVDGLVLTVTDAESNSVLSSLNTEKTPFVLAYHQPSNPNYSAVSVDNRAGMAMATRYLLEAGHRRVSMVAGPALQSDRARLRYAGYCDAMQAFGLKSRPVIEMPAHTQAEFVAIQPYLEGPEAPTALLCSNDFLAISLIAELRRNAWHVPQQLSVMGFDGISLGTQTHPTLCSVVQPIALLASTVIDQLLAQIAGNAPISHCLPCHIRPGESSQPHEESLDARIP
- a CDS encoding carboxynorspermidine decarboxylase: MIKTPYYLIDKQKLLVNMQKIAYVREQSGAKALLALKCFATWSVFDLMQQYMDGTTSSSLYELKLGRQKFEGEAHAYSVAWADDEIEEMLENCDKIIFNSISQLQRFAERSEGKTRGLRVNPQVSSSDYLLADPARPFSRLGEWDPVKIEGVIEQISGFMFHNNCENGDFSLFDKMLGTIEERFGELLHKVKWVSLGGGIHFTGEGYALDAFCARLKAFSEKYGVQVYLEPGEAAITNSASLEVTVLDTLYNGKNLAVVDSSIEAHLLDLLIYRLNAKLAPSAGEHTVMVCGKSCLAGDIFGEYQFDRPLAIGDRLSFIDTAGYTMVKKNWFNGLKMPSIVVKQLDGTVEVVREFGYDDYLSSLS
- a CDS encoding saccharopine dehydrogenase family protein, which codes for MKKNVLIIGAGGVAKVVAHKCAQHNDELGRIAIASRNISKCQAIIDSVKAKGSLKVPADIQAFALNALDVEATKALIRETESQIVINVGSAFLNMSVLRACIDTGVAYLDTAIHEEPGKVCETPPWYGNYEWNHLEECKQKNITAILGVGFDPGVVNAYAALAQQQHFDRIDSIDILDVNAGSHGKYFATNFDPEINFREFTGQVWSWQNSQWTSNTMFEVKRTDDLPVVGPQNLYLTGHDEVHSLSKNLDVPNVRFWMSFGEHYINVFTVLKNLGLLSEKPVKTAEGLEVVPLKVVKAVLPDPSSLAPGYTGKTCIGDLVKGTKDGQPRELFIYNVACHEEAFAETDSQGISYTAGVPPVAAALLVARGEWDVKHMANVEELPAEPFLKALDVMGLPTRIKDEKGDRAWDAIA
- a CDS encoding DUF6124 family protein, whose product is MIKDTPNPPDKLFTVRPNLGTETLLVNASQDLSSITDIATHLAFEIEGAQRNVALGICRMLEGVQLLVDKALDDAHPAA
- the glsB gene encoding glutaminase B, which translates into the protein MQALLESILDEVRPLIGLGKVADYIPALADVPANQLGIAVYGNDGSAFRAGDADTLFSVQSISKVFSLVQAIDHGGETIWERLGHEPSGQPFNSLVQLEFERGRPRNPFINAGALVICDINQSRFAVPILSMRDFVRRLSGNPQILVNSVVADSEAQHGARNAAMAYLMKSFGNFHNDVDAVLHSYFNYCALQMSCLDLAKAFSFLANEGTSAHSGEQILTARQTKQVNSIMATSGLYDEAGNFAYRVGLPGKSGVGGGIVAVVPGQFTVCVWSPELNAAGNSLAGIRALELLSERIGWSVF
- a CDS encoding AraC family transcriptional regulator produces the protein MKHRRLDLLDPLMAKDADLLPRAVVAVGATSTSDSWEHAQHTHRKGQLMYTLRGVIHCEIEAGIWIVPPQCALWIPGGTPHSARGSGEAHVYCLLIEPSAAQALAPRCCTLAVSSLLHELISKAVSFPQLYDEAGPQGRLINTLLDELAAAPVEALHLPMPQDARLRRLANSLLADPTDKATMGQWAVRIGMSERSMTRLLLEELGLSVGRWRRQLHVILSLQRLAKGESVQRVALDLGYENASGFITMFRKAVGQPPARYLAERAGVLSASVQTIALKDAH